The genomic region CGGCCCACGCCTGCAGCTGCTCGTCCGTGTACCGGAGCCGGTGGAGCCGATAATAGGCGAACGGCGCGGTATGGACGAGCGGCTCGCACGCGCTCTCGTCCTCGGCGATGCAGAGCGCGACGCGGTGCCGGCGTAGCAGATCATAGACCGCGTCCTGATGCCAGCTGGCGTGCCGAAACTCCATCGCCACGTACGGGAGCGGCCGGAGCGTGGAGAGGAAACTCTCGAGCAGCGCGAGGTCGCAGCGCAGCGACGGCGGCAACTGGAAGAGCACC from bacterium harbors:
- a CDS encoding DUF72 domain-containing protein, which codes for VLFQLPPSLRCDLALLESFLSTLRPLPYVAMEFRHASWHQDAVYDLLRRHRVALCIAEDESACEPLVHTAPFAYYRLHRLRYTDEQLQAWAEHLRAHPQIRPAFCYFTHETGPEAVTYARTLMSLMGGGHTL